From a single Streptomyces liliifuscus genomic region:
- a CDS encoding DUF4291 domain-containing protein — protein sequence MKVCEHGLTWIKPSFLWMMYRCGWGAKDGQETVLAVEITREGFEWALRRACLSSYVRGVHADRATWQRQVKRAPARVQWDPERDLRLRPLTYRSLQLGLCGEAVRRYADEWTVGISDVTPLAHEIRALVRGGDLDSAARLLPQELPYPAADELLTNLRP from the coding sequence ATAAAGGTCTGTGAGCACGGCTTGACCTGGATCAAGCCGTCGTTCCTGTGGATGATGTACCGCTGCGGCTGGGGCGCGAAGGACGGGCAGGAAACCGTCTTGGCGGTCGAGATCACCCGCGAAGGCTTCGAGTGGGCGCTGCGCCGCGCGTGCCTGTCCAGCTACGTACGTGGCGTGCACGCCGACCGGGCCACATGGCAGCGACAGGTCAAGCGGGCCCCGGCCCGCGTCCAGTGGGACCCCGAGCGGGATCTGCGCCTGCGCCCCCTGACGTACCGCTCGCTCCAACTCGGGCTCTGCGGTGAGGCCGTGCGGCGTTACGCGGACGAGTGGACGGTCGGCATCAGCGACGTGACTCCGCTTGCCCACGAGATCCGCGCGCTCGTCAGGGGCGGCGACCTGGACTCCGCGGCCCGGCTCCTGCCGCAGGAACTCCCCTACCCTGCGGCTGACGAACTACTGACCAACCTGCGCCCCTGA
- a CDS encoding glycosyltransferase codes for MDNFQLRNPYDYRNPVRDAAVFAGRGKEVTAIEYELAQADVDRPSVCIVLHGPRAAGKTSLLYATERVAAAGGLTTARVELIQGDGEPVTFFRKLYDELVLAVVTAAEQSGKPLPFGVSAVRRVMAGAGDAASVSPLQFPEAVSLVAAGGRVPEAALRTDLSYFVRWLGHPIALLVDEAQLMVEDAQALSVLRFLATRVDGLVLVLAGTSGLINRITEVHSPILRQFKEFEVRGFAERDDVRDCIVRPLHSAGVFGLGDDDLVSSLSQLTDGNPYEIQLYCHEMFARMQRGLADDLELTPEVLEDIRRRMESGSRDVLDRPLIRAVRAMNPRELIAFNVLTSALGHATPDEAWFAYCMTGPPEIKRAEFDESRNALVAQGILAPGQILRFAIDTELFDEIYARLWTVGILAKSQHTRAITSRTDVRGMLIDQLFGLLQGFANEHLQIYPTFGSQMNAEHLEESFRALETLPGAGPDSVPAVSFLHYAILSAGEPAALDVTTLTCTFRNHTVERWLFAADKEDIALAQTASFRAASDRIEALGGRLTAEQVRLPLRSWPAEDWFQIATGDLRTELAKNHCLVAYDAYESSDATRAWTQFQSSYALHQGWEEANCLAYLSLATRRWNIAIEWSLRALELADKPWDRALSHYNTAMAYHLAGDKDGVAEQLAHSAAVLDSISMPTHLIFYLLLPDPDDTRRLREEKSVDLVEAVQRARTALGVTQATDPQDVPDTTARVARPPVVLSVATEWTSSHGGLSTFNRDLCVALAAAGAEVFCMVLDATGADIADADELRVKLLLARKRPGASDDLRLAGRPELPDGTLPDLILGHGRITGPAAQGLADNFFPAARRLHFVHMAPDEIEWYKPAPEGGAGLKADRRTGIERELGRTAHRVVTVGPWLHDQFLAEVKSPAGLSPLQLDPGFDSGPPGAADREPPKGRARVLLLGRVEDAELKGVPLAAAACGMVEKWLQDEALRGIQLLVRGAPETRVDETREKILVWAKSPRLSVVVRAYTTEQDRIEDDLNSASLVIMPSRKEGFGLAGVEAITRVIPVLVGSDSGLAELLRDKLGRERASQCVVELSGDDKKDTQRWARAIERKLRDREAAFKRAAQLRKELARRVTWADAAALVLGEIPDQ; via the coding sequence ATGGACAACTTCCAGTTGCGCAACCCATACGACTACCGGAACCCGGTGCGCGATGCCGCCGTCTTTGCCGGGCGAGGCAAGGAAGTGACGGCGATCGAGTATGAACTCGCCCAGGCGGACGTCGACCGGCCGTCAGTCTGCATCGTATTGCATGGTCCCCGTGCCGCCGGGAAGACGAGCCTGCTCTATGCCACGGAACGGGTGGCCGCGGCTGGCGGGCTGACGACCGCGAGGGTGGAGTTGATCCAGGGCGACGGGGAGCCGGTCACCTTCTTTCGCAAGCTGTACGACGAGTTGGTCCTCGCTGTCGTGACCGCGGCAGAGCAGAGCGGGAAGCCACTCCCCTTCGGCGTCTCGGCTGTACGGCGGGTCATGGCCGGAGCCGGCGACGCGGCATCGGTGTCGCCGCTGCAGTTCCCGGAGGCGGTGTCCCTCGTGGCGGCTGGGGGGCGAGTGCCGGAGGCGGCGCTGCGGACCGATCTCTCCTATTTCGTGCGGTGGCTCGGACATCCGATCGCTCTACTGGTGGATGAGGCACAGCTGATGGTCGAGGACGCCCAGGCGCTGTCGGTTCTGCGCTTTCTCGCCACCCGCGTCGACGGACTGGTCCTGGTGCTCGCGGGGACGTCCGGGCTGATCAACCGGATCACGGAAGTGCACTCACCGATCCTGCGGCAGTTCAAGGAGTTCGAGGTCAGGGGATTCGCCGAACGGGACGACGTCCGGGACTGCATCGTGCGCCCGCTGCATAGTGCCGGCGTCTTCGGATTGGGCGACGATGACCTCGTGTCCTCCTTGAGCCAACTCACGGACGGCAATCCGTACGAGATCCAGCTGTACTGCCATGAGATGTTCGCCCGTATGCAGCGCGGCCTCGCCGACGACCTGGAACTTACACCCGAGGTGCTCGAAGACATCCGGCGACGCATGGAGTCGGGCAGCCGTGACGTCCTCGACCGTCCGCTGATCCGGGCCGTGCGCGCGATGAACCCGCGCGAGCTGATCGCCTTCAACGTTCTGACATCAGCGCTGGGGCACGCGACCCCGGACGAGGCCTGGTTCGCCTACTGCATGACCGGGCCACCGGAGATCAAGCGGGCCGAGTTCGACGAGTCCAGGAACGCGCTGGTCGCGCAGGGCATCCTCGCACCAGGGCAGATCCTCCGGTTCGCCATAGACACGGAGCTCTTCGACGAGATCTACGCACGGCTGTGGACAGTCGGCATCCTCGCAAAGTCGCAGCACACCCGGGCCATCACGAGCCGGACCGACGTTCGGGGCATGCTGATCGACCAGCTCTTCGGCCTCCTTCAGGGCTTCGCCAACGAACATTTGCAGATCTACCCGACATTCGGTTCTCAGATGAACGCGGAGCACCTCGAGGAGAGCTTCCGCGCCCTGGAGACACTGCCCGGCGCCGGACCCGACAGCGTCCCAGCGGTCAGTTTCCTCCACTACGCGATCCTCAGCGCGGGCGAACCCGCGGCCCTCGACGTCACCACCCTGACCTGTACGTTCCGCAACCACACGGTTGAACGCTGGCTGTTCGCGGCGGACAAGGAAGACATCGCACTGGCGCAGACCGCTAGCTTCAGGGCGGCTTCCGACCGGATCGAGGCGCTCGGCGGTCGGCTCACCGCAGAGCAGGTTCGCCTGCCTTTGCGGTCCTGGCCAGCCGAGGACTGGTTCCAGATAGCCACGGGGGACCTGCGGACAGAGCTGGCGAAAAACCATTGCCTGGTCGCCTACGACGCGTACGAAAGCAGTGATGCCACCCGTGCCTGGACCCAGTTCCAATCGTCCTACGCTCTGCACCAGGGCTGGGAAGAGGCCAACTGCCTGGCTTACCTCAGCCTCGCCACCCGTCGCTGGAACATCGCAATCGAGTGGTCCCTTCGCGCCCTTGAGCTGGCAGACAAACCGTGGGACCGTGCGCTGAGCCACTACAACACCGCGATGGCCTACCACCTGGCCGGCGATAAGGACGGCGTGGCCGAACAACTTGCCCATTCCGCAGCGGTGTTGGACAGCATATCGATGCCCACCCACCTGATCTTCTACCTGTTGCTGCCGGATCCCGACGACACCCGCAGGCTGCGCGAGGAGAAGTCTGTCGACCTCGTCGAGGCGGTGCAACGCGCCCGTACGGCACTCGGCGTGACACAGGCCACGGACCCGCAAGACGTCCCCGATACGACGGCGCGCGTCGCTCGGCCCCCAGTCGTTCTGTCCGTGGCCACCGAGTGGACCTCCTCCCACGGCGGCCTCAGCACGTTCAACCGTGATTTGTGCGTGGCGTTGGCCGCCGCTGGCGCGGAGGTGTTCTGCATGGTGCTCGACGCCACGGGCGCGGATATCGCCGATGCCGACGAGCTAAGGGTCAAGCTCCTGCTGGCCCGCAAACGGCCGGGGGCCTCCGATGACCTGCGGCTCGCTGGCCGGCCCGAGCTGCCGGACGGAACCTTGCCCGATCTGATCCTGGGCCACGGCCGGATCACCGGGCCTGCGGCGCAGGGACTGGCCGACAATTTCTTCCCCGCCGCCCGGCGCCTGCACTTCGTGCACATGGCTCCGGACGAGATCGAGTGGTACAAACCGGCCCCGGAAGGCGGTGCGGGGCTGAAGGCTGATAGGCGCACCGGCATCGAGCGGGAGCTCGGCAGAACCGCCCATCGCGTGGTCACAGTGGGGCCTTGGCTGCACGATCAGTTCCTCGCCGAGGTCAAGAGCCCCGCAGGGCTTTCCCCGCTGCAACTCGACCCAGGGTTCGACTCCGGGCCGCCTGGAGCGGCGGATCGCGAACCGCCCAAGGGGAGGGCCCGGGTCCTCCTGCTGGGCCGCGTCGAGGACGCCGAGCTCAAGGGCGTCCCCCTCGCCGCTGCGGCCTGCGGCATGGTCGAGAAATGGTTGCAAGACGAGGCCCTGCGGGGCATCCAACTGCTCGTGCGTGGTGCCCCAGAAACCAGAGTGGACGAAACGCGCGAGAAGATCCTGGTATGGGCGAAGAGTCCTCGATTGAGTGTCGTGGTCCGCGCCTACACGACGGAGCAGGACCGCATCGAGGACGATCTGAACAGCGCCAGCTTGGTAATCATGCCGTCCCGGAAGGAAGGGTTCGGCCTGGCCGGTGTTGAGGCCATCACGCGGGTCATCCCGGTTCTGGTCGGCTCGGACAGCGGACTGGCCGAGTTGCTGCGCGACAAGCTCGGCCGGGAGCGGGCGAGCCAGTGCGTCGTCGAGCTGTCAGGAGACGACAAGAAGGACACGCAGCGATGGGCGCGGGCCATCGAACGAAAACTGCGGGACCGCGAAGCCGCCTTCAAACGGGCGGCGCAACTCCGTAAAGAACTCGCCCGACGGGTGACGTGGGCGGACGCAGCTGCTCTGGTGCTCGGCGAAATCCCGGACCAGTGA
- a CDS encoding nSTAND3 domain-containing NTPase has product MTGASEEVIRKRLLQCGVTHPLVLDGQWLSDTIAANRSLRMFVPRVYGLGDLSQILDDRAYSQALALLESSREQIATFVVTSTYRKAAQALNDHGFVLLLGEPAVGKSSIALMLALGAADNWQCASIKARSSEELVQRWNPHEKGQFFWVDDAFGAVRHERHLTDKWARDLPFVMHAIKSGARVVLTSRSYIYNEARPFLKAYAYPLLHEQQVSVDVADITKEERKQIVYNHIAAGDQTPQAISRMKPHLEAAANVEPFRPEAARRLGLTAFTRNLRLSRSSIESFISCPHRFLSDLYSQLDAASQAALALVYISPDGLLAPLALDATHRDVIELVGGTVADAGRALTSLAGTFLQHSVEKSGKTSWSFKHPTLREGFAAWLIDQPHLLSVILAGMDDTTLLDQTHCLPAGDDQGDGVLLRIPTALYHDVAVRLANLFEAWPGGSCWTGDATSYLGEKCSDQMLSIFLTVYPSLPSRLMDFFSSVSLAPEPLLLARLHKKGALPELYRHRAIEQMNRLAVDELETGWLTDAPWQQLLTKRDRERLIRLVQSSLVPYLEEIVQEDPTSGWGYSAQSKDPLGHALLVYYRVFEDLGEMATARKFKSAIELHLGACPVTVSDDQEILFSSAGEYKQNIDSSRSVFSDLE; this is encoded by the coding sequence GTGACCGGAGCATCCGAAGAAGTTATCCGGAAGCGACTGCTTCAATGTGGCGTTACACATCCGCTTGTCTTAGATGGGCAATGGCTAAGCGACACCATTGCAGCCAATAGGTCGCTGCGGATGTTTGTCCCTCGCGTCTACGGTTTGGGGGACCTGTCTCAAATTCTCGACGACCGTGCTTATAGCCAAGCGTTAGCACTACTTGAATCGTCGAGAGAGCAAATTGCGACATTCGTCGTCACCAGTACGTACCGCAAAGCCGCCCAGGCGCTCAATGATCACGGGTTCGTGCTCCTCCTCGGCGAGCCGGCCGTTGGTAAATCCTCCATCGCGCTTATGTTGGCCCTCGGGGCAGCAGATAATTGGCAATGCGCGAGCATCAAGGCGCGCAGCTCCGAGGAACTCGTGCAGCGGTGGAATCCGCATGAGAAAGGTCAATTCTTTTGGGTGGATGACGCATTCGGTGCAGTGCGCCACGAGAGGCATCTCACCGATAAATGGGCGAGAGATCTCCCCTTTGTGATGCATGCGATCAAGAGTGGTGCACGCGTTGTCCTTACCTCACGCAGCTACATTTATAATGAAGCTCGCCCGTTCCTGAAGGCTTACGCGTACCCGCTGCTGCACGAACAGCAAGTTAGCGTGGATGTCGCCGACATCACAAAGGAGGAACGGAAGCAGATCGTCTACAATCACATCGCCGCTGGTGATCAAACGCCGCAGGCAATTTCTCGAATGAAACCACACTTGGAAGCGGCTGCAAACGTAGAGCCGTTTCGGCCTGAAGCTGCACGTCGGCTTGGTCTTACTGCCTTCACTCGCAACTTACGCCTCAGTCGGTCATCGATCGAGTCATTTATTTCTTGCCCTCATCGATTCCTGTCAGATCTATACAGTCAACTAGATGCCGCCTCTCAAGCCGCTCTTGCACTGGTCTATATTTCGCCCGACGGACTGCTCGCTCCACTAGCCCTAGATGCAACACATAGGGACGTTATTGAGCTGGTAGGAGGAACAGTCGCCGATGCGGGTAGAGCATTAACATCACTGGCCGGAACATTCTTGCAGCATTCAGTCGAGAAAAGTGGAAAGACGTCGTGGTCCTTCAAGCACCCCACCCTGCGGGAGGGTTTCGCAGCGTGGCTGATTGATCAGCCGCACCTTCTGTCAGTAATCCTTGCCGGTATGGATGACACGACACTCCTGGATCAAACTCACTGCCTACCAGCAGGAGACGATCAGGGTGATGGGGTACTTCTGAGAATCCCCACGGCCCTTTATCATGACGTGGCGGTGCGTCTTGCAAACCTATTTGAAGCGTGGCCGGGAGGGTCATGCTGGACCGGAGACGCTACTAGCTATTTGGGAGAAAAATGCAGCGACCAGATGCTAAGCATTTTCCTCACCGTGTATCCGTCCCTTCCCTCGCGTCTCATGGACTTTTTCTCTTCCGTTTCTCTTGCCCCTGAACCTCTACTACTCGCTCGGCTCCACAAAAAGGGTGCGCTCCCCGAGTTGTATAGGCATCGCGCTATCGAGCAGATGAATCGCCTGGCTGTAGACGAATTAGAAACCGGATGGCTCACAGATGCTCCCTGGCAGCAACTGCTCACAAAGCGCGACCGTGAACGGCTGATTCGCCTCGTGCAATCTTCTTTAGTGCCGTACTTGGAAGAAATAGTTCAAGAAGATCCCACAAGCGGCTGGGGTTATTCTGCCCAATCCAAGGATCCACTAGGCCATGCGTTATTGGTATATTACAGAGTGTTTGAAGATCTAGGTGAGATGGCAACAGCGCGGAAGTTTAAGTCGGCGATTGAACTTCATCTAGGGGCTTGCCCGGTCACCGTGTCAGACGATCAAGAGATCCTCTTCTCGTCAGCCGGTGAATATAAGCAAAATATTGACTCCTCTCGTAGCGTATTTTCCGATTTGGAATAA
- a CDS encoding LLM class flavin-dependent oxidoreductase — MITVPLSALEVAMVQTGTPAEDTLRDTTEFARRVEDLGYLRLWYAEHHHSPAIGAFPPVVLTAHAAALTASIRLGSGGVLAPNHAPIMLAEQFGTLAALHGGRIDLGIGRGPGTFDDATARALRRGAGPTTDDEYRDDVSSTLRLLVDEVGLDPLPEPWLLSSSTAGAALAAELGLPIAFAHHIRPDNTLAALAHYRERFSPSRWCASPRVLVCVETVCAGTDEEAARLVGPMDVIKAGLLKGQGGIPFPTPEEAAAHSFTAEETQLLAGFRAHQAQGSPETVAKQLTNLVDLTGADELMLVTPVYALADRLRSYELVKQHVMMPTPTA, encoded by the coding sequence ATGATCACCGTTCCGCTCAGCGCGCTCGAAGTGGCCATGGTTCAGACGGGTACTCCGGCCGAGGACACGTTGCGAGACACCACCGAGTTCGCCCGACGCGTCGAGGACCTCGGTTATCTACGGCTCTGGTACGCCGAGCATCACCATTCCCCGGCCATCGGAGCGTTCCCGCCCGTCGTGCTGACCGCCCACGCGGCCGCGTTGACGGCGTCCATCCGCCTCGGCTCCGGGGGCGTTCTCGCTCCGAACCACGCCCCGATCATGCTGGCGGAGCAGTTCGGCACGCTGGCCGCGCTGCACGGGGGCCGGATCGACCTGGGCATCGGCCGGGGCCCGGGTACGTTCGACGACGCCACGGCTCGGGCCCTGCGCCGCGGGGCCGGTCCGACGACGGACGACGAGTACCGCGACGACGTGTCGTCGACGCTGCGTCTCCTGGTGGACGAGGTCGGGCTGGACCCGCTTCCGGAACCATGGCTGCTGTCCTCCAGCACGGCCGGTGCCGCGCTCGCCGCGGAACTCGGACTGCCGATCGCATTCGCCCATCACATCCGTCCCGACAACACCCTGGCCGCGCTCGCCCACTACCGCGAGCGTTTCTCCCCGTCCCGCTGGTGCGCGAGCCCGCGCGTGCTGGTCTGCGTGGAAACGGTGTGCGCCGGGACGGACGAGGAGGCGGCCCGGCTCGTCGGCCCGATGGACGTCATCAAGGCCGGGCTCCTCAAGGGACAGGGCGGCATCCCCTTCCCCACGCCCGAAGAGGCAGCTGCCCACTCGTTCACCGCGGAAGAGACGCAGCTCCTGGCCGGCTTCCGCGCCCACCAGGCCCAAGGCTCACCCGAGACCGTCGCGAAGCAGCTGACGAACCTGGTGGACCTGACCGGCGCGGACGAACTCATGCTCGTAACGCCCGTCTACGCACTGGCCGACCGGCTGAGGTCGTACGAACTGGTCAAGCAGCACGTCATGATGCCGACGCCGACAGCCTAA
- a CDS encoding DUF5829 family protein produces the protein MIIVLAVALAGGVGGGVGTAQAEESRSSNGRQLLFYNHSYGVLDRETADAIEHSEYLRDFANFQVRTTTGTGGQTWTGRYLMGRETYVELFGVGDLAGQDGTLGSAGLGLSTERAGDLVTVTERLKDEGVADPVEFLQTRDFGDGVPVPWFDAILTTTEYDAFGAWAMEYRPEYFADPRGKTEPASFPGDVGRERYLSDDYRTHLMRDVTSVRLAVTEADLADNVPLLRAGGFAVRTLSDGGVVAKRGGTTIRLDSVPRAQAGLQRIELSLNRPVKNRHVERIGHSTLTVGPGSHAVWTFAANGTK, from the coding sequence ATGATCATCGTGCTCGCTGTGGCCCTCGCCGGTGGGGTCGGGGGTGGTGTGGGGACGGCGCAGGCGGAGGAGAGTCGATCGTCGAACGGTCGGCAGTTGCTGTTCTACAACCACTCCTACGGAGTCCTCGACCGGGAGACCGCCGACGCCATCGAACACTCCGAGTACCTGCGGGACTTCGCCAACTTCCAGGTGCGTACGACGACGGGTACCGGCGGACAGACCTGGACCGGTCGCTATCTGATGGGCCGCGAGACCTACGTCGAACTGTTCGGAGTCGGTGACCTCGCCGGCCAGGACGGCACTCTCGGCTCCGCCGGGCTCGGCCTCTCGACCGAGCGTGCGGGAGATCTGGTGACGGTCACCGAGCGGCTGAAGGACGAGGGCGTCGCCGACCCTGTCGAGTTCCTCCAGACGCGTGACTTCGGTGACGGTGTCCCGGTGCCGTGGTTCGACGCCATCCTCACCACCACCGAGTACGACGCCTTCGGGGCCTGGGCGATGGAGTACCGGCCCGAGTACTTCGCCGACCCGCGCGGCAAGACCGAGCCGGCGAGCTTCCCCGGTGACGTCGGCCGCGAGCGCTACCTGTCCGACGACTACCGCACCCATCTGATGCGTGACGTGACCTCTGTCCGCCTCGCGGTCACCGAGGCCGACCTCGCCGACAACGTGCCGCTGCTGCGGGCCGGCGGGTTCGCCGTCCGGACCCTGAGCGACGGTGGCGTCGTCGCGAAGCGCGGCGGCACCACGATTCGGCTCGACTCCGTCCCGCGCGCCCAGGCGGGGCTGCAGCGGATCGAACTGTCACTCAATCGACCCGTGAAGAACCGCCACGTGGAGCGGATCGGCCACTCGACCCTCACCGTCGGCCCGGGCAGCCACGCCGTGTGGACGTTCGCCGCCAACGGCACCAAGTAG
- a CDS encoding DUF4291 domain-containing protein gives MEEPLHRIRALHTVSTITVYQAYSPEIGLPAIRDGRFPAAWRPGRMTWIKPSFMWMMYRSGWGTKEGQETVLAVEITRDGFEWALRHACLSSYVRGLHPDRGTWQRDLKRAPARVQWDPERDLHLRPLPHRSLQLGISGEASSRFADEWIVSISDVTPLAHEIHGLVRDGELDSATGLLPREQGYPAGEEPLAHLRP, from the coding sequence ATGGAAGAACCGCTTCACAGGATTCGCGCGCTTCACACGGTGTCCACGATCACCGTCTACCAGGCGTACTCCCCTGAGATCGGACTGCCTGCCATCCGAGACGGCCGTTTTCCCGCCGCATGGAGGCCTGGCCGTATGACGTGGATCAAGCCCAGTTTCATGTGGATGATGTATCGCTCCGGCTGGGGCACGAAGGAGGGGCAGGAGACCGTCCTTGCTGTCGAGATCACTCGCGACGGCTTCGAGTGGGCGCTGCGCCATGCCTGCCTGTCGAGTTACGTTCGCGGACTGCATCCCGATCGCGGCACCTGGCAGCGTGACCTCAAGCGGGCACCGGCCCGTGTCCAGTGGGATCCCGAACGTGATCTGCACCTGCGTCCCCTGCCGCACCGCTCGCTGCAACTGGGGATTTCAGGTGAGGCATCGTCGCGTTTCGCGGACGAGTGGATCGTGTCCATCAGCGACGTGACTCCGCTCGCCCACGAGATCCACGGACTCGTCAGGGACGGCGAACTGGACTCAGCTACCGGACTGCTCCCCCGGGAGCAGGGATACCCCGCCGGTGAGGAACCGCTGGCCCACCTGCGCCCCTGA
- a CDS encoding TetR/AcrR family transcriptional regulator has product MSRWEPDARGRLEKAALDLYSERGYEQTTAAQIAERAGLTERTFFRHYADKREVLFGGSSLLEEFFVDTLAGTPDTAMPIDAMATTLETVATLFLERHEHSRQRQAVIVANAELRERELIKLASLSAALAATLRRRGVKDPAATLTAEAGITVFKVGFERWVGDNGERPLSDFLRESLRELRVVTAGG; this is encoded by the coding sequence ATGAGTCGATGGGAGCCGGACGCGCGCGGACGGCTTGAGAAGGCGGCGCTGGATCTCTACAGCGAGCGCGGGTACGAACAGACGACCGCCGCGCAGATCGCCGAGCGCGCGGGGCTGACGGAGCGGACCTTCTTCCGGCACTACGCCGACAAGCGCGAGGTGCTCTTCGGGGGTTCGAGCCTGCTGGAGGAGTTCTTCGTGGACACCCTCGCCGGCACCCCGGACACGGCGATGCCGATCGACGCGATGGCCACGACGCTGGAGACCGTCGCCACCCTCTTCCTGGAGCGCCACGAGCACTCCCGGCAGCGCCAGGCCGTCATCGTCGCCAACGCGGAGCTGCGCGAGCGCGAGCTGATCAAACTCGCGTCCCTGTCCGCGGCACTCGCCGCCACACTCCGCCGACGCGGCGTCAAGGACCCCGCCGCGACCCTCACCGCGGAGGCCGGCATAACCGTCTTCAAGGTCGGCTTCGAACGCTGGGTCGGCGACAACGGCGAACGCCCCCTGTCGGACTTCCTGCGCGAATCACTCAGGGAACTCAGAGTGGTGACGGCGGGCGGGTGA
- a CDS encoding SDR family oxidoreductase — protein MRVFITGASGWIGSAVVPELIGAGHQVVGLARSDATAAALAEAGAEVRRGTLDDLDTLRDAAAESDGVIHLAFKHDIAFSGGFEDAAHADRRAIDTFGEALAGSDRPFLIASGTLGLAPGQIATERDGQASAPIRGHSAAGPIRRLANAHATVALADRGIRSSVVRLPPTVHGDGDHGFLATVVAVAREKGVSGYIGDGANRWPAVHRSDTAHLFRLALESAPAGSTLHAVADEGVPIRAVAEVIGRHLGLPSASVSPDDAAGHFTWLAAFLGMDSPASSAYTRELLGWQPTGPGLLDDLDKGHYFAAPSV, from the coding sequence ATGCGTGTGTTCATCACCGGTGCGTCCGGCTGGATCGGTTCAGCCGTTGTTCCGGAGCTCATCGGCGCCGGCCACCAGGTCGTCGGACTCGCCCGCTCGGACGCCACGGCCGCCGCTCTCGCCGAGGCCGGCGCCGAGGTGCGCCGCGGCACGCTCGACGACCTCGACACCCTGCGCGACGCGGCTGCCGAGTCCGACGGCGTGATCCACCTCGCCTTCAAGCACGACATCGCGTTCAGCGGCGGCTTCGAGGACGCCGCCCACGCGGACCGGCGCGCCATCGACACGTTCGGTGAGGCGCTCGCCGGATCCGACCGCCCGTTCCTCATCGCGTCCGGGACGCTCGGGCTGGCGCCGGGGCAGATCGCCACCGAGCGGGACGGTCAGGCGTCCGCCCCGATACGCGGCCACTCGGCCGCCGGCCCGATCAGGCGGCTGGCCAACGCGCACGCCACGGTCGCCCTCGCGGACCGCGGCATCCGCTCGTCCGTCGTCCGGCTTCCTCCGACCGTGCACGGCGACGGGGACCACGGATTCCTTGCCACGGTGGTGGCCGTCGCCCGCGAGAAGGGCGTCTCGGGCTACATCGGCGACGGCGCCAACCGCTGGCCCGCCGTGCACCGGTCAGACACCGCGCACCTCTTCCGCCTGGCGCTGGAGAGCGCTCCGGCCGGCTCCACGCTGCACGCGGTCGCGGACGAGGGCGTGCCCATACGTGCCGTCGCCGAGGTCATCGGGCGGCACCTCGGTCTGCCCTCGGCCTCGGTCTCCCCCGACGACGCGGCCGGGCACTTCACCTGGCTGGCCGCCTTCCTCGGCATGGACAGCCCCGCCTCCAGCGCGTACACGCGCGAACTGCTGGGGTGGCAGCCGACCGGGCCCGGGCTCCTCGACGACCTCGACAAGGGCCACTACTTCGCCGCCCCGTCCGTCTGA